A stretch of Gadus chalcogrammus isolate NIFS_2021 chromosome 9, NIFS_Gcha_1.0, whole genome shotgun sequence DNA encodes these proteins:
- the ppcdc gene encoding phosphopantothenoylcysteine decarboxylase isoform X2 encodes MHPQQEGETLYPIKRKSKSRVKRCSRQAFLDYRSSSPNIEVENKEQERNWDDVNSLGETKTDVQNGQEGSVRVEALVGSPGSKENTWTCPLSSDELSTSSSDMEMEGSSIPSLVNPALDSVKGKMRPKKPSGMILKLRRVLFSKGLNGRTACYKTVSHSGTFSDFSPTRAKNGERLKARKPGGKKDLFLGRSTKVPNWNQRREGFSWALRSLSGSQRRSRSRLKIQYCPYLSACHSAEHRRRWVLRSAVQRAQGAIKFCYPDLVGKKILHLYEEDDKSEVWYRGDVVSIHEAHPNPLKNVFEVKYDSEPEWTYFLELLMDFKKGWLKIAE; translated from the coding sequence ATGCATCCACAGCAAGAGGGGGAAACGTTGTACCCTATCAAAAGGAAATCTAAAAGCAGGGTGAAGAGATGTTCAAGGCAGGCGTTTCTGGATTACAGGTCTTCCTCGCCGAACATTGAAGTTGAAAacaaggagcaggagaggaactGGGACGACGTGAACTCACTGGGGGAAACCAAAACTGACGTGCAAAATGGTCAAGAAGGGTCCGTAAGGGTTGAAGCACTGGTAGGCTCCCCGGGGAGCAAAGAGAACACCTGGACTTGTCCCCTATCTTCGGATGAATTATCTACATCATCCAGTGACATGGAGATGGAGGgatcctccatcccctccctgGTCAACCCTGCCTTAGACTCTGTGAAAGGTAAAATGCGACCAAAGAAACCCTCGGGCATGATTCTCAAACTGCGGAGAGTGCTATTTAGTAAGGGCCTCAATGGTAGAACCGCATGCTACAAGACGGTGTCTCATTCTGGGACCTTTTCAGACTTTTCCCCCACCAGGGCCAAAAACGGAGAGAGGCTGAAGGCCAGAAAGCCGGGAGGCAAGAAGGACCTCTTCCTTGGTAGGTCGACCAAGGTCCCCAACTGGAACCAGAGAAGGGAGGGCTTCTCCTGGGCCCTGCGTTCTCTCTCCGGCTCTCAAAGACGCAGCAGATCCCGTTTAAAGATCCAGTACTGCCCgtacctgtctgcctgccacAGCGCCGAGCACCGGAGGCGCTGGGTGCTGCGCTCGGCCGTGCAGAGGGCTCAGGGAGCCATCAAGTTCTGCTACCCGGACTTGGTGGGAAAGAAGATCCTGCATCTGTACGAGGAGGACGACAAGTCTGAGGTGTGgtacaggggtgatgtggtgagCATCCACGAGGCTCACCCCAACCCCCTGAAGAACGTGTTTGAGGTCAAATACGACAGTGAACCTGAGTGGACGTACTTCCTGGAGCTGTTGATGGACTTTAAAAAAGGTTGGCTGAAGATTGCAGAGTAG